A genomic window from Treponema maltophilum ATCC 51939 includes:
- the secF gene encoding protein translocase subunit SecF, producing the protein MSKKVIHFSKGFVPCVILSVLLILSGIFALITKGLNLGIEFKAGLIEDIRIAPTALELTYSGPANVSVQITGIGMTVVVSGVGAENASYEIPYVRYRTVAEVASALNEITGVNAVVRSASDQTAVDLFSNSESSSVLGTSPFRLHYIGATTRDYSAEDVRNALSSMNDVSVKMVGDSKSNSFQIRAGDDGSDPEASKKIQQTIASRLSSAFGEDMVAVIKTDFIGSQFSSSLILQSIVLVAATLLLIWLYSTIRFRWDFALGAVLAITHDALIMVAFIAWTGLEMNSTMIAAILTIIGYSINDTIVVLDRVRENMKTVKVTKFTELLDLSQTEILGRTVITTVTTLLAVFALYIFTSGSMKEFALALIVGMISGVYSTIMIASAFIALVRRNWKPSDEEKKKPAAFSAVRA; encoded by the coding sequence ATGAGTAAAAAAGTCATACATTTCAGTAAGGGTTTTGTTCCCTGCGTCATTCTCAGCGTTTTGCTTATTTTATCGGGAATTTTTGCTTTAATCACAAAAGGCTTAAATCTCGGTATCGAATTTAAAGCCGGTTTAATTGAAGATATCCGCATTGCGCCGACCGCTTTGGAACTGACCTATTCCGGGCCCGCAAACGTTTCGGTACAGATTACCGGCATAGGTATGACCGTCGTAGTCAGCGGCGTGGGTGCCGAAAACGCTTCGTACGAAATACCCTATGTGCGCTACCGCACCGTCGCGGAAGTCGCTTCCGCGCTTAACGAGATAACCGGTGTCAACGCGGTTGTGCGTTCGGCTTCCGATCAAACGGCCGTCGATTTATTTTCGAACTCGGAATCTTCCAGTGTGTTGGGAACGTCTCCTTTCAGACTGCACTATATCGGAGCAACGACCCGCGATTACAGTGCCGAAGACGTGCGCAATGCGCTTTCTTCAATGAACGACGTTTCGGTAAAAATGGTTGGCGATTCGAAAAGCAATTCGTTTCAAATCCGCGCAGGCGACGACGGAAGCGATCCGGAGGCGAGCAAAAAAATTCAGCAAACCATAGCATCACGCTTGAGCAGCGCTTTCGGTGAAGATATGGTTGCGGTTATAAAAACCGATTTTATCGGCTCGCAGTTTTCTTCGTCGCTTATACTGCAGTCGATCGTTTTGGTTGCTGCAACCTTGTTGCTTATCTGGCTGTATTCGACAATCCGCTTCCGCTGGGACTTTGCGCTCGGCGCCGTTTTGGCAATCACTCACGATGCGCTTATTATGGTCGCCTTTATCGCGTGGACGGGGCTCGAAATGAACTCCACGATGATCGCCGCCATTTTGACGATTATCGGTTATTCGATAAACGATACGATCGTCGTATTGGACCGCGTGCGCGAAAATATGAAAACGGTTAAGGTAACGAAATTCACCGAGCTGTTGGATCTTTCGCAAACCGAGATTTTAGGACGCACGGTTATAACGACCGTTACGACGCTGTTGGCGGTTTTTGCCCTGTATATTTTTACGTCGGGCAGCATGAAAGAATTCGCGCTCGCGCTCATTGTCGGTATGATTTCCGGCGTATATTCGACGATTATGATCGCCAGCGCCTTTATCGCTCTGGTGCGCCGCAACTGGAAACCTTCCGACGAAGAAAAAAAGAAGCCCGCCGCTTTTTCTGCGGTTCGCGCATAA
- a CDS encoding TetR/AcrR family transcriptional regulator, protein MSGTVKKAEYRSAARSRRLIRDAYVNLMQEKPIDKISISDIVREADLNRGTFYAHYSNPMDVLMEIANEILGDVEGFFADFSFTDFLKEPMPLLLRVEKLLADNLDFYRRINLNTASIGFTDRIKKILIEYISSNQSVPENLRENPHFTVALELFAGGLISVYLGFVLGTIRASAREITETISILISQSASLLFTK, encoded by the coding sequence ATGTCCGGAACTGTAAAAAAAGCCGAATACCGCAGCGCCGCCCGTTCGCGCCGTCTTATACGTGATGCGTATGTAAATTTAATGCAGGAAAAACCGATCGATAAAATTTCCATTTCCGACATCGTGCGCGAAGCCGATTTGAACCGGGGTACCTTTTATGCCCATTATTCGAATCCGATGGATGTGCTTATGGAAATCGCAAACGAGATCCTCGGCGATGTCGAAGGCTTTTTTGCGGATTTCAGTTTTACTGATTTTTTGAAAGAGCCGATGCCGCTTTTGCTCCGCGTCGAAAAACTGCTTGCGGACAATCTTGATTTTTACCGCCGCATCAATTTAAACACCGCTTCCATAGGATTTACCGATCGAATAAAAAAAATCCTGATCGAATATATTTCGTCAAATCAAAGCGTTCCCGAAAATCTTCGCGAAAATCCGCATTTTACGGTTGCGCTGGAATTGTTTGCAGGCGGCCTTATTTCCGTCTATTTGGGTTTTGTGCTGGGCACCATACGGGCAAGCGCGCGTGAAATCACCGAAACGATAAGCATTCTCATAAGCCAATCCGCGTCGCTGCTTTTTACAAAATAA
- the flgF gene encoding flagellar basal-body rod protein FlgF, with protein MIRGWYTGASGMTAQQNRLNVISNNLANVDTTGFKKDTAVSRNFPELLIRRMSDDGVYKTPFGSADAAPIIGRLGLGVETNESFTDFSQGSYKETASKTDMALSAPGFFTVQTPAGERYTRNGNFMIGKEGLLETKDGYPVLGEKGVIYVADTEFFVDKDGVIYDADGMNEIDRFKTVRFDNERYLKKQGASLYAQTDISGPAHIAEGEERPAFLQGFIETSNVNIVNEMVQMIEVNRAYEANQKTVQAGDTMMSVLWGKTASLRG; from the coding sequence ATGATTAGAGGATGGTATACGGGCGCCAGCGGTATGACGGCGCAGCAAAACCGCTTAAATGTGATTTCCAACAATTTGGCGAACGTCGATACGACCGGTTTTAAAAAAGATACGGCGGTAAGCCGCAATTTTCCCGAATTGCTTATACGACGCATGAGCGACGACGGCGTGTATAAAACTCCCTTCGGTTCCGCCGATGCGGCGCCCATTATCGGCCGGCTCGGACTCGGTGTGGAAACGAACGAATCCTTTACCGATTTTTCGCAGGGTTCGTATAAAGAAACCGCAAGCAAAACCGACATGGCCCTTTCCGCTCCCGGCTTTTTTACCGTACAAACTCCCGCCGGTGAACGCTATACGCGTAACGGCAATTTTATGATCGGCAAAGAAGGCTTGCTCGAAACAAAGGACGGTTATCCGGTTTTGGGCGAAAAAGGCGTCATCTATGTTGCCGATACCGAATTCTTCGTCGACAAAGACGGTGTCATATACGATGCCGACGGCATGAACGAAATAGACCGCTTTAAAACCGTCCGCTTCGACAACGAACGCTATTTGAAAAAACAGGGCGCAAGTTTGTATGCGCAAACCGATATTTCCGGCCCCGCCCACATTGCCGAAGGTGAAGAGCGCCCCGCGTTTTTGCAGGGATTTATCGAAACTTCAAACGTCAATATCGTAAACGAAATGGTACAAATGATAGAAGTGAACCGCGCGTACGAAGCGAACCAAAAAACGGTGCAGGCGGGCGACACGATGATGAGCGTGCTGTGGGGCAAAACGGCTTCTTTGCGCGGATAA
- the flgG gene encoding flagellar basal-body rod protein FlgG, with protein MVRSLWTAATGMNGQQLQIDTISNNLANVNTTGFKKKRAEFEDLVYQNLKLAGTPATEDTVTPVGVQMGNGVRLGATQRMFQQGSLQNTENSTDVAITGEGFFRVQQYDGTYAYTRDGSFKVDSSGQLVTNDGLRVMPEIIMPENFIIDTLTVTKTGRVSVKVSGNDDPIDIGQIELYRFPNQVGLQAEGDNLFIVTNASGEAIPGRPGFDGFGAVRHKFLEMSNVSVVNELVQMIVAQRAYEFNSKAIQTSDSMLATAVGLKR; from the coding sequence ATGGTACGGAGTTTATGGACAGCCGCAACCGGCATGAACGGACAGCAGTTGCAAATCGATACGATTTCGAATAACCTTGCGAACGTCAATACGACCGGTTTCAAAAAAAAACGTGCCGAATTTGAAGATTTGGTGTACCAAAATTTAAAGCTTGCCGGAACGCCCGCAACGGAAGACACGGTAACGCCGGTCGGCGTTCAAATGGGCAACGGCGTGCGCTTGGGCGCAACCCAGCGGATGTTCCAGCAAGGTTCGTTGCAAAACACCGAAAACAGTACCGACGTTGCGATTACCGGCGAAGGATTTTTCCGCGTTCAGCAATACGACGGAACCTACGCGTATACGCGCGACGGTTCTTTTAAAGTCGATTCTTCGGGACAACTTGTAACGAACGACGGACTTCGCGTTATGCCCGAAATCATCATGCCGGAAAACTTCATCATCGACACGCTCACCGTTACCAAAACCGGGCGCGTAAGCGTTAAAGTTTCGGGCAATGACGATCCGATCGATATAGGACAAATTGAACTGTACCGCTTTCCGAATCAGGTGGGACTGCAAGCCGAAGGCGACAACTTGTTCATCGTTACAAACGCCTCGGGCGAGGCGATTCCCGGCCGCCCCGGATTCGACGGCTTCGGCGCGGTCAGACACAAGTTTTTGGAAATGTCGAACGTGTCGGTTGTAAACGAATTGGTACAAATGATTGTCGCGCAGCGCGCGTACGAGTTCAATTCAAAGGCCATTCAAACAAGCGATTCGATGCTTGCGACGGCGGTCGGCTTAAAGCGCTAA
- a CDS encoding rod-binding protein yields MTGIEKTGFANGLGAYAAKNLLPAGKLNGDYTSGFEKTFRALSDKTALPSGAAANDVPVSGAKTEKKIDKTSVLYEKSLELESYIIKIMLSSMRGTLTGASVYGEEPSYAQKMYEDMLYDELAVTMTKHAGFGLADQIYLQLA; encoded by the coding sequence ATGACGGGAATTGAAAAAACGGGATTTGCAAACGGCTTGGGCGCCTACGCGGCAAAAAATCTTTTGCCGGCGGGCAAACTGAACGGCGATTATACTTCAGGCTTTGAAAAAACGTTCCGCGCTTTAAGCGATAAAACCGCATTGCCGTCCGGAGCCGCAGCAAACGATGTACCCGTATCGGGCGCAAAAACCGAAAAAAAAATCGATAAAACAAGCGTTTTGTACGAAAAATCGCTTGAACTTGAATCGTATATAATAAAAATCATGCTTTCTTCGATGCGGGGAACCTTAACCGGCGCTTCCGTATACGGCGAAGAGCCGAGCTACGCGCAAAAAATGTACGAAGACATGCTCTACGACGAACTCGCCGTTACGATGACCAAGCATGCAGGCTTCGGCTTGGCAGACCAAATCTACTTGCAGCTCGCGTAA
- a CDS encoding helix-turn-helix domain-containing protein, translated as MNIGKTLRSVRIKNGISKNELCAKTGLNKGYVYRLENDLISPTVVTLEKIAGALGETLSNIVQIAENENTALYPDIEASPAPWGKTAEDHRDDTDKNITS; from the coding sequence ATGAATATCGGCAAAACCCTGCGCTCCGTCCGTATAAAAAACGGTATATCAAAAAACGAATTATGTGCGAAAACGGGACTGAATAAGGGTTATGTGTACCGCCTCGAAAACGATCTTATCAGTCCGACCGTTGTGACGCTCGAAAAAATTGCCGGCGCCCTCGGCGAAACGCTTTCAAACATTGTACAGATTGCGGAAAATGAAAACACCGCATTGTATCCCGATATCGAAGCTTCCCCCGCACCTTGGGGCAAAACCGCCGAAGATCATCGGGACGATACGGATAAAAACATAACCTCTTAA
- a CDS encoding valine--tRNA ligase — translation MKGIELEKAYNPKDFEERLYNRWETEGCFKPELKAGSGVNNGAQKPFTVVIPPPNVTGILHMGHALNNILQDIIVRYQRMNGRPTLWVPGTDHAGIATQNVVERRLKKEGSDRHKLGREKFLERTWQVKNEHHAIITHQLKKLGASVDWSRERFTMDEGLSKAVRHVFVSLYERGLIYRGNYLVNWCPTCTTALADDEVEHEDTAGAMYHIYYEVDNPKSGMPARIEIATTRPETLLGDTAIAVHPDDERYKNMVGAKVKLPLTDRLIPVVADAYVDKEFGTGVVKITPAHDPNDWELGKRHNLEVINILNADGTLNDNCPVKYRGMNVKNARAAVIADLKEAGLFKDEEKISHSVGHCYRCHTVVEPYVSDQWFVKMKPLAEKALKAWKDGDIVFYPKKWENTYTHWMENIRDWCISRQLWWGHRIPVWYCDCCGEMIVSETDPESCPKCGAKAVEGKLRQDPDVLDTWFSSWLWPFSTLGWPEKEEQGFTDDFKTFYPTSALVTAYDIIFFWVSRMVMAGLEFTGKAPFKDIYIHGLVRDKQGRKMSKSLGNGIDPIEIIDEYGSDALKFTLAFMCAQGQDVLVDKESFKMGSRFANKIWNASRYILGNLEGRTLVPVNDDDLTELDRWIYGRLNAAIASSRSALENYRYNEGSQAVYEYFWNDFCDWYVEGTKLSFRNTDDAEKDRAVSVLLNVLEESLRLLHPYLPFVTEEIYSKLPLAPIVQARKALDAAKAKIIPSAVHYDGLLIKAPYPVHVPSRENERTAERFGVLQNLIRSVRSLRIECGIAPDVKLDLALLILPDSPAQVCLEKTDLIKLLAGIKNIEFVSEKPSGAVGTVGEGYEAFILVQGAVDKAQLKARFEKELASEREAIARLDAKLTGKFAAHAPAEVVEAEKEKRRLAVRRTEKLTEYIQSL, via the coding sequence ATGAAAGGTATCGAGCTTGAAAAAGCCTATAATCCCAAAGATTTTGAAGAACGATTATACAATCGGTGGGAAACCGAAGGCTGTTTTAAGCCCGAACTGAAGGCCGGAAGCGGCGTGAACAATGGCGCGCAAAAGCCTTTTACCGTCGTTATTCCGCCGCCGAACGTAACCGGCATTTTGCACATGGGGCATGCGCTCAACAATATTTTGCAGGATATTATTGTCCGCTATCAGCGCATGAACGGCCGGCCGACGCTGTGGGTTCCGGGAACCGACCATGCGGGAATTGCGACGCAAAACGTGGTGGAACGCCGGCTCAAAAAGGAAGGTTCCGACCGCCACAAATTGGGGCGCGAAAAATTTCTTGAACGTACGTGGCAGGTAAAAAACGAACACCATGCAATTATTACGCATCAGTTGAAAAAACTCGGCGCTTCGGTCGATTGGAGCCGCGAGCGCTTTACGATGGACGAAGGCCTTTCCAAAGCGGTGCGCCATGTGTTCGTGAGTCTTTACGAGCGCGGCTTGATTTACCGCGGCAATTATTTGGTAAACTGGTGCCCCACGTGTACGACCGCCCTTGCCGACGACGAAGTCGAACACGAAGATACTGCCGGCGCCATGTATCATATTTATTATGAGGTCGACAATCCGAAAAGCGGGATGCCCGCGCGTATCGAAATCGCGACAACCCGTCCCGAAACTCTTTTGGGCGATACGGCGATTGCCGTTCATCCCGACGACGAACGCTATAAGAACATGGTCGGCGCAAAGGTAAAACTGCCGCTTACCGACCGCCTTATTCCCGTTGTTGCCGATGCTTATGTAGACAAGGAATTCGGTACGGGCGTCGTTAAAATTACGCCGGCACACGATCCGAACGACTGGGAGTTGGGCAAACGGCACAATCTTGAAGTTATAAACATATTGAATGCGGACGGAACCTTAAACGACAACTGTCCGGTAAAATACCGCGGCATGAACGTAAAAAATGCCAGAGCCGCCGTCATAGCCGATTTAAAAGAGGCGGGGCTTTTCAAAGACGAAGAAAAAATAAGCCATTCGGTCGGTCACTGTTACCGCTGCCATACCGTCGTCGAACCCTACGTGAGCGATCAGTGGTTTGTAAAAATGAAGCCCTTGGCCGAAAAAGCTTTAAAAGCGTGGAAAGACGGCGACATCGTGTTTTATCCGAAAAAGTGGGAAAACACCTACACCCATTGGATGGAAAATATCCGCGATTGGTGTATAAGCCGCCAATTGTGGTGGGGGCACCGCATTCCCGTGTGGTACTGTGACTGCTGCGGCGAAATGATTGTGTCGGAAACGGATCCCGAATCCTGCCCGAAGTGCGGTGCAAAAGCCGTTGAAGGAAAACTGCGTCAAGACCCCGATGTGCTTGACACGTGGTTTTCGAGCTGGCTGTGGCCGTTTTCCACTTTGGGATGGCCGGAAAAAGAAGAGCAGGGCTTTACCGACGATTTTAAAACCTTTTATCCGACCAGCGCCCTCGTTACCGCCTACGATATTATTTTCTTTTGGGTCAGCCGCATGGTTATGGCCGGCCTCGAGTTTACGGGAAAGGCGCCTTTTAAAGACATTTACATTCACGGTTTGGTACGCGACAAGCAGGGGCGCAAGATGAGTAAGTCGCTCGGCAACGGAATCGACCCGATCGAAATCATAGATGAATACGGCTCCGACGCCCTTAAATTCACCCTCGCATTTATGTGTGCTCAGGGACAGGACGTTTTGGTCGATAAAGAATCGTTCAAAATGGGCAGCCGCTTTGCGAACAAAATATGGAACGCAAGCCGCTATATTTTGGGCAATTTGGAAGGCCGCACCCTTGTGCCGGTAAACGACGATGATTTAACCGAATTGGATAGGTGGATTTACGGGCGCTTGAATGCGGCGATTGCCTCTTCGCGTTCCGCGCTTGAAAATTACCGTTACAACGAAGGTTCTCAAGCCGTATATGAATATTTTTGGAACGACTTTTGCGATTGGTATGTTGAAGGTACCAAGCTGTCCTTCCGCAATACCGATGACGCGGAAAAAGATCGCGCCGTATCCGTTTTGCTGAACGTGCTCGAAGAAAGTCTTCGCTTGCTGCATCCGTATTTGCCCTTTGTAACCGAAGAAATCTATTCGAAACTTCCGCTTGCGCCCATCGTACAAGCGCGAAAAGCGCTCGATGCGGCAAAGGCGAAAATCATTCCGTCCGCCGTACACTACGACGGACTGCTTATTAAAGCGCCGTATCCGGTGCATGTTCCTTCGCGCGAAAACGAACGCACGGCCGAGCGTTTCGGCGTGCTGCAAAACCTTATCCGTTCGGTGCGCTCTCTCAGAATCGAGTGCGGCATTGCGCCCGATGTAAAGCTCGATCTAGCCCTGCTTATACTGCCGGATTCTCCCGCACAAGTGTGCCTTGAAAAAACCGATTTAATCAAGCTTTTAGCCGGCATAAAAAACATCGAGTTTGTGAGCGAAAAGCCTTCGGGTGCGGTCGGTACGGTAGGCGAGGGCTATGAAGCTTTTATTTTGGTACAGGGCGCGGTCGATAAGGCGCAGCTGAAAGCTCGGTTCGAAAAGGAACTTGCTTCGGAACGCGAAGCGATCGCGCGACTCGACGCGAAACTTACCGGGAAATTTGCCGCTCATGCGCCCGCCGAAGTCGTCGAAGCGGAAAAAGAAAAGCGCCGGCTTGCCGTTCGCAGAACGGAAAAACTGACCGAATACATACAAAGTTTGTAA
- a CDS encoding CCA tRNA nucleotidyltransferase, which produces MIKTVSVPPVLKKMNAFFERAGFEAYLVGGAVRDMLRGKNASDWDIATNARPEQVQALFRRVIPTGIEHGTLTVIFMGHHIEVTTFRSEHGYSDGRRPDEVSYETSIEQDLSRRDFTMNAVAVKLSTGKLCDPFGGKKDIRSKIIRTVGKAQDRFAEDGLRPVRAIRFASTLHFTIESETLAAIPSSLDKIRCVSIERFRDEFIKIITGEKPSYGLKLLEQTGVLNLFIPELCACRNVTQDDGRGFHRFDVLDHLFYACDHAQYRSGIESDRSAGAEHTAEDCSSKDCGGHSCTENPSESRLLIIRLAALFHDIGKPRVRAAEIHGNAERITFYSHEKESARMCTAILERLRFPAKTVRYVSHLVEQHMFHYESSWTDAAVRRFMARVSPPAGLGTLEQTIADLFDLRIADVSGMTNSSALLHSGPWSANLIEFRDRIQKELNNKNAVGLKDLAVSGTDLITAGIPAGKTLGLLLQELLQTVLDDPACNTKEKLLEIAKSIAKRKMNKD; this is translated from the coding sequence ATGATAAAAACCGTATCCGTACCGCCCGTGTTAAAAAAAATGAACGCTTTTTTTGAACGAGCCGGTTTTGAAGCCTATCTTGTCGGCGGTGCCGTACGCGATATGCTCAGGGGTAAAAACGCCTCCGATTGGGACATCGCGACAAATGCGCGGCCGGAACAAGTGCAAGCTCTTTTCCGCCGCGTCATTCCCACCGGCATAGAACACGGAACGCTCACCGTCATTTTTATGGGGCACCATATTGAAGTTACCACTTTCAGAAGCGAACACGGCTACAGCGACGGAAGAAGACCGGACGAAGTAAGTTACGAAACTTCGATCGAACAGGACCTTTCGCGCCGCGACTTTACGATGAACGCCGTCGCCGTAAAGCTTTCGACCGGCAAACTCTGCGACCCGTTCGGCGGCAAAAAAGACATACGTTCAAAAATTATCCGCACGGTGGGTAAAGCCCAAGACCGTTTTGCAGAAGACGGGCTGCGCCCGGTACGAGCAATCCGCTTTGCTTCAACCCTGCACTTTACGATAGAAAGCGAAACTTTGGCGGCGATTCCCTCTTCGCTGGATAAAATACGCTGCGTCAGCATAGAACGCTTCCGCGACGAGTTTATAAAAATCATTACCGGCGAAAAGCCTTCGTACGGGCTTAAACTGCTCGAACAAACGGGAGTACTGAATCTTTTTATACCGGAACTGTGCGCGTGCCGAAATGTTACGCAAGATGACGGCAGGGGCTTTCACCGCTTCGACGTGCTCGACCACTTGTTTTATGCGTGCGATCACGCGCAATACCGAAGCGGCATCGAAAGCGACCGTTCAGCCGGCGCCGAACACACTGCTGAAGATTGCAGCAGCAAGGATTGCGGCGGTCACTCGTGTACCGAAAATCCGTCCGAAAGCCGCCTGCTGATCATCCGCCTTGCAGCTCTTTTTCACGATATCGGAAAACCGCGGGTGCGCGCCGCAGAAATACACGGGAACGCTGAGCGCATTACCTTTTATTCTCACGAAAAAGAAAGCGCGCGCATGTGCACGGCGATTTTGGAACGCTTGCGCTTTCCCGCAAAGACCGTGCGCTACGTAAGCCATTTGGTTGAACAGCACATGTTCCACTACGAAAGCTCGTGGACCGATGCCGCCGTGCGCCGCTTTATGGCGCGCGTTTCGCCGCCTGCAGGATTGGGAACGCTCGAGCAAACCATTGCCGATCTGTTCGATTTGCGCATTGCCGATGTAAGCGGCATGACAAACTCAAGCGCGCTTTTGCATTCGGGTCCGTGGAGCGCCAATTTAATCGAATTCCGCGACCGCATACAAAAAGAATTGAACAATAAAAATGCGGTCGGTCTTAAAGACTTGGCAGTAAGCGGCACGGATCTTATAACTGCGGGCATTCCCGCCGGCAAAACGCTCGGACTTTTACTGCAGGAACTGCTGCAAACCGTTTTGGACGATCCCGCATGCAACACAAAAGAAAAGCTGCTGGAAATCGCAAAAAGCATTGCAAAACGGAAGATGAATAAGGATTGA
- a CDS encoding leucine-rich repeat domain-containing protein gives MKTVKKTMLTAPALVLLCALFITACPQPFENKPNVPSGPDPNLKIENGVLKGYNGTPSGTLVIPENVTEIDVNAFFECKGINGTVVFPANLKTIGAGAFYSCSNIDGFDFSQCKQLTLIKGLAFAKCTKIRTVNLPASLETIKGDAFEDCTELKELTVKAGGPLIADKNIIYTSDKTTILCCAPNEESVNLPKDLKEMAEAAFKACTNLKTVKLPDSVETLGFQAFFRCTGLTGTVVLPANLKIIDIGVFCLCSNVDCFDLSRCTALTSIGNLAFSLCKADAVFKVKDNSVGSAIKIMLIERGIKESQIQKVK, from the coding sequence ATGAAAACCGTAAAAAAGACTATGTTGACTGCACCGGCACTCGTACTGCTGTGCGCGCTGTTTATTACGGCTTGTCCGCAGCCTTTCGAAAATAAGCCGAACGTACCGAGCGGTCCCGACCCGAATTTGAAGATCGAAAACGGTGTGCTTAAAGGCTATAACGGGACGCCCTCAGGTACCCTCGTCATACCGGAAAACGTTACGGAAATCGACGTCAATGCGTTTTTTGAATGCAAGGGAATAAACGGCACGGTAGTTTTCCCGGCAAACCTTAAGACAATCGGCGCCGGTGCGTTTTATTCGTGCAGCAACATTGACGGCTTCGATTTTTCACAGTGTAAGCAGCTTACCTTAATCAAGGGCTTAGCATTTGCAAAATGTACGAAAATAAGGACGGTGAACTTACCCGCCAGCCTTGAAACGATTAAAGGCGACGCCTTTGAAGACTGTACGGAACTTAAAGAGCTTACGGTCAAAGCCGGCGGTCCTTTAATCGCAGATAAGAATATCATTTATACTAGCGACAAAACAACAATATTGTGCTGTGCGCCGAATGAAGAATCGGTTAACTTGCCTAAAGATCTTAAAGAAATGGCGGAGGCTGCTTTTAAAGCTTGTACGAACTTAAAAACGGTAAAGTTACCCGATAGTGTTGAAACGCTGGGCTTTCAGGCATTTTTCAGATGTACGGGATTAACCGGAACGGTAGTTTTGCCGGCAAATCTAAAGATAATTGACATCGGTGTTTTTTGCTTGTGCAGTAACGTTGACTGCTTTGATCTTTCACGGTGTACCGCTCTTACCTCAATCGGCAATCTTGCCTTTTCTCTCTGTAAAGCGGATGCCGTGTTTAAGGTAAAGGATAACAGCGTCGGCAGTGCAATAAAAATAATGCTTATAGAAAGAGGTATTAAAGAAAGTCAAATACAGAAAGTTAAGTGA